From the Achromobacter xylosoxidans A8 genome, the window CTGGCAACGACCTGTCCGACATCCCGGCGATCGATCTGCAAGCCAAGGAGTTCCTGCTGTACGGCAAGAATGTGGGCGAACTCCAGGTGCAGGGCACGAATCTTGAACGCGGCCGCCAATGGCGCCTGGACAAGCTGTCCATCGTCAATGACGCGGCCTCGCTCAACGCCACCGGCAATTGGGGACTGGAAGGCCAGAGCCGCGGCCTGACCGTGGACGCCTCGGTCAAGTTCGAAGACGTGGGCAAGTTCCTGGACCGCATCGGTTTCGAGAAGGTGGTGTCGGGCGGCAAGGGCACGATGCAGGGCAAGGCTACCTGGCGCAATCTGCCGTGGACCCACAAGATCGAGGATCTGACCGGCGAGGTCGACGTCAGCCTGGACAAGGGCCGCTTCATGCACGTGAACTCGCGCACCGCGCGCCTGCTGGAGCTGTTGTCCCTGCAATCGCTGCAGCGGCTGGCGCGGCTGGACGTGAACCCCACCAATCTGCTGCGCGACGGGTTCCCTTTTGACACCATCCGCGGCAAGGTCAAGCTGGCCGATGGCACGGCCTCGACCGAGGGCTACAAGATCAACGGTCCCGTTGCCGCGATCGTGCTGGCGGGTGGCGTCAACATCATCCGCGAGCGCTGGGACATGAAGGCCCTGGTGATTCCCAACCTGGACGCCAGCGGCGCGGCCATGGTCACGGCGCTGGCGGTCAATCCGTTGATCGGACTGGGGGCCTTCGTGACGCAATGGCTGCTGAAGCAGCCGCTGGCGCGGGCCATGACCATGGAATACGCCGTCACCGGCAGTTGGGACGATCCCAAGATCGACCCGATAGACGCGTCGGGCAAGCCGACGGGCGCCAAGCACACCCCGCGACCCGCTCCGCAGCCCGGCACGCTGGAGGAGTTCATGGGCAATTGAGCCGCGCAGGCAGCGGTCGGGTCGGCCCCATGAAAAACGCTCGCGCGACGACGCGCGTCCGAGGCGTTTTTCATGGGCGGGTCCGCGGCGCAGGCGCCATGGACCGCGGCGCCGTTTACTTCTTCTTCATCATGTCGAAGAATTCGGCGTTGGTCTTGGTGGCGCGCATCTTGTCCAGGATGAATTCCATGGACTGGACTTCGTCCATGTCGTGGATGAACTTGCGCAGCACCCAGACCTTCTGCAGCAGGTCCGGCGCGATCAGCAGTTCTTCGCGGCGGGTGCCGGACTTGTTCAGGTTGATCGACGGGTAGACGCGCTTTTCAGCCAGGCGGCGCTCGAGGTGGACTTCGGAGTTGCCGGTGCCCTTGAATTCTTCATAGATGACTTCATCCATGCGGCTGCCGGTTTCGATCAGCGCGGTGCCCAGGATGGTCAGCGAGCCGCCTTCTTCCAGGTTGCGGGCGGCGCCGAAGAAGCGCTTGGGGCGTTGCAGCGCGTTGGCGTCCACGCCGCCGGTCAGCACCTTGCCGGAAGCCGGCACCACGGTGTTGTAGGCGCGGGCCAGACGGGTGATCGAGTCCAGCAGGATCACGACGTCCTTCTTCATTTCGACCAGGCGCTTGGCCTTTTCGATGACCATTTCCGCGACCTGCACGTGGCGGGTGGCGGGTTCGTCGAAGGTCGAGGCCACCACTTCGCCGCGCACCGTGCGCTGCATTTCGGTCACTTCCTCGGGACGCTCGTCCACCAGCAGGACGATCATGACCGCGTCGGGGTAGTTGGTGGTGATGGCGTGCGCGATGTGCTGCATCATCACCGTCTTGCCGGACTTGGGGCTGGCGACGATCAGGCCGCGCTGGCCCATGCCGATGGGGGCGAAGACGTCAAGAATGCGGCCCGTGAGGTTTTCCTCGCTCTTGATGTCGCGTTCCAGGCGCATGGTCCGGTTCGGATGCAGCGGCGTCAGGTTTTCGAACATGATGCGATGCTTGATCGCTTCAGGCGCCACGCCGTTGACCTTGTCGACCTTGACCAGGGCGAAATAGCGCTCGCCATCCTTGGGCGTGCGCACTTCGCCTTCGATCGAGTCGCCGGTGTGCAGGTTGAAGCGGCGGATCTGCGAGGGCGAGATGTAGATATCGTCCGTGCTGGCCAGATACGAGGTCTCGGGCGAGCGCAGGAAGCCGAAGCCGTCGGGTAGGACTTCGAGGACGCCGTCGCCGAAGATCTGCTCGCCTTGCTTGGCGCGCCGTTTCATGATGGCGAACATCAGTTCCTGCTTGCGCAGGCGGTTGGCGTTCTCGATTTCCAGGCCGGCGGCCATTTCCAGCAGCTGCGAGACGTGCAGCGCCTTCAGTTCGTTGAGGTGCATCGCGGTGGGATTTTGGGGGAGAGTGAAGGAGAGTTCTGGCGGCGCGCCACGGACGGGCACACGCGGTATTGAATGAGCGCCGCCCCGAGGGCGGCGCCTTCGTTCACGGCACGCGACTTACAGCGCGCCGTCCAGGAATGCGGTCAGTTGCGACTTCGACAGCGCGCCAACTTTGGTGGCGGCGGCTTGGCCGTCTTTAAAGAGCATAAGGGTAGGAATGCCGCGGATGCCGTACTTGGTGGCGGTGCCCTGGTTTTCGTCGACGTTCAGCTTGGCGATCGTCAGGCGGCCGGCGTACTCCGTGGCGACTTCTTCCAGGATCGGGGCAATCATCTTGCACGGGCCACACCAGGCAGCCCAGTAGTCCACCAGCACCGGCTGGCCGGATTTCAACACATCGGCATCGAAGCTGGCGTCACTGACGTTCTTGATTTGGTCGCTCATGATGGTGATTCTCGGTTCGGCAGCAAAAGGCGCGTAAAAAGGGACGCGCCTCGCCGTTGTTCTTGTTTGTGGATGGGCTCAAGCATACCACTGTCAATAACAACAGGCATACCACTGTTAATAACAACAGGAGTTGCTGGATTTGTGTAGGATGTTGCGGCGCAGTTGTCGCGATCCGGGCCGTGTGGCCCCGATGCGCTGGCTGTGACTGTCATCATCCTACCGAATTCGGAGCTGCTCAGGTCGTGCTCATCCCACTGGGAGCCGCGCAGAATCTAGGCTTATCCGTAAAATGTCGGTTTTTTTCCACAGATGTTGGGGATAACTTGGCCACTCCACGTTACACCGAGGCGTCCATTCGCGTCCTGAAGGGACTGGAGCCCGTGCGCCAGCGCCCGGGCATGTACACCCGAACCGAAAACCCCCTGCACGTCGTGCAGGAGGTCATTGATAACGCCGCAGACGAGGCCTTGGCCGGCTACGGCAAGCAGATCCAGGTCACGCTGCATATCGACGGCAGCGTTTCCGTCGAGGACGACGGGCGCGGCATTCCCGTCGGCCTGCATCCCGAAGAGCATGCTCCCGTGGTGGAGCTGGTGTTCACGCGCCTGCACGCCGGCGGCAAGTTCGACAAGGCGGGCGGCGGCGCCTACGCCTTCTCCGGCGGCCTGCACGGCGTCGGCGTGTCGGTTACCAACGCCCTGGCCACGCGCCTGGAAGTGGTGGTGTGGCGCGACGGCGCCGTCAATCGCCTGGTTTTCAAAGGCGGCGACGTGGCCGAGCCCCTGGCGCCCTATGACCAGGGCGGCCGCAAGAAGTCCGGCACCCGCGTGCGCGTCTGGCCGGACGCCAAATACTTCGACAGCCCCAACATTCCGCTGGGCGAGCTGACGCACCTCTTGCGCAGCAAGGCCGTGCTGCTGCCGGGGGTCAAGGTGTCCCTGGTCAATGAGAAGACCGGCGACACCAAGACCTGGCAGTACCAGGACGGCCTGCGCGGCTACCTGTCCGAGGCGCTGGCCGGGGCGGAGTTGATGGTGCCGTTCTTCGAAGGCGAGCAATACGCCGGCGCCGACCACGAGAACTTCGCCGAAGGCGAGGGCGCCCAGTGGGTGGTGGCCTGGACCGAGGACGGCAACGCCGTGCGCGAGTCCTACGTGAACCTGATCCCCACGCCCGCCGGCGGCACCCATGAATCGGGTCTGCGCGAAGGCCTGTTCAGCGCGGTCAAGGGTTTCGCCGAACTGCACAGCCTGCTGCCCAAGGGCGTCAAGCTGCTGCCCGAAGACGTGTTCGCGCGCGCCAGCTTCGTGCTGTCGGCCAAGGTGCTGGACCCGCAGTTCCAGGGGCAGATCAAGGAACGCCTGAACAGCCGCGACGCCGTGCGCCTGGTCGGCGGTTTTTCCAAGAGCGCGCTGGATCTGTGGCTGCACAGCAACGTCGAGTACGGCAAGAAGCTGGCCGAACTGGCCATTCGCCAGGCCCAGGCGCGCCAGCGCTCGGCCCAGAAGGTGGAAAAGCGCAAGAGCTCGGGCGTGGCCGTGCTGCCGGGCAAGCTGACTGATTGCGAATCCAGCGACGCGACCCGCACCGAAGTCTTCCTGGTCGAGGGCGACTCCGCCGGCGGTTCGGCCAAGATGGGCCGCGACAAGGAATTCCAGGCCATCCTGCCGCTGCGCGGCAAGGTGCTCAATTCCTGGGAAGTGGACCGTGACCGGCTCTTCGCCAACAACGAAATCCATGACATTTCCGTCGCCATCGGCGTGGACCCCCACGGCCCCGGCGATACGCCAGACCTGTCGGGCCTGCGCTACGGCCGCATCTGCATCCTGTCGGACGCGGACGTCGACGGTTCGCACATCCAGGTGCTGCTGCTGACGCTGTTCTACAAGCACTTCCCCAAGCTGGTCGAAGCCGGCAACGTGTTCGTGGCCAAGCCGCCGCTGTTCCGCCTGGACGTGCCGGCGCAGGGCAAGCGTCCGGCGCGCAAGATCTACTGCCTGGACGAAGGCGAACTCGAGGCCGCGCAGGACAAGCTGCGCAAGGAAGGCGTGCGTGAAGGCGCCTGGGCTGTCAGCCGCTTCAAGGGCCTGGGCGAAATGAACCCCGAGCAACTGTGGGAAACCACCATGAATCCGGACACGCGCCGCCTGCTGCCCGTGGGCTATGGCGACCTGACGCCCGAAGACACCACCCGCATGTTCGACATGCTGATGGGCAAGGGCGAGTCCTCGCAACGCCGCGCCTGGATCGAAGAGAAGGGCAACCTGGCGGAGCTGGACATCTGATGGCCGCGTCCGCGCCCGGGCAAGCCCGTATGGATGTCGAGATGACGGCCGACGACTACGCCGACTTCGCCGCTTACGTGTACAAGCGGCCGGAGCTGCGCCGCCG encodes:
- the rho gene encoding transcription termination factor Rho, which produces MHLNELKALHVSQLLEMAAGLEIENANRLRKQELMFAIMKRRAKQGEQIFGDGVLEVLPDGFGFLRSPETSYLASTDDIYISPSQIRRFNLHTGDSIEGEVRTPKDGERYFALVKVDKVNGVAPEAIKHRIMFENLTPLHPNRTMRLERDIKSEENLTGRILDVFAPIGMGQRGLIVASPKSGKTVMMQHIAHAITTNYPDAVMIVLLVDERPEEVTEMQRTVRGEVVASTFDEPATRHVQVAEMVIEKAKRLVEMKKDVVILLDSITRLARAYNTVVPASGKVLTGGVDANALQRPKRFFGAARNLEEGGSLTILGTALIETGSRMDEVIYEEFKGTGNSEVHLERRLAEKRVYPSINLNKSGTRREELLIAPDLLQKVWVLRKFIHDMDEVQSMEFILDKMRATKTNAEFFDMMKKK
- the trxA gene encoding thioredoxin TrxA, with product MSDQIKNVSDASFDADVLKSGQPVLVDYWAAWCGPCKMIAPILEEVATEYAGRLTIAKLNVDENQGTATKYGIRGIPTLMLFKDGQAAATKVGALSKSQLTAFLDGAL
- a CDS encoding DNA topoisomerase IV subunit B; its protein translation is MATPRYTEASIRVLKGLEPVRQRPGMYTRTENPLHVVQEVIDNAADEALAGYGKQIQVTLHIDGSVSVEDDGRGIPVGLHPEEHAPVVELVFTRLHAGGKFDKAGGGAYAFSGGLHGVGVSVTNALATRLEVVVWRDGAVNRLVFKGGDVAEPLAPYDQGGRKKSGTRVRVWPDAKYFDSPNIPLGELTHLLRSKAVLLPGVKVSLVNEKTGDTKTWQYQDGLRGYLSEALAGAELMVPFFEGEQYAGADHENFAEGEGAQWVVAWTEDGNAVRESYVNLIPTPAGGTHESGLREGLFSAVKGFAELHSLLPKGVKLLPEDVFARASFVLSAKVLDPQFQGQIKERLNSRDAVRLVGGFSKSALDLWLHSNVEYGKKLAELAIRQAQARQRSAQKVEKRKSSGVAVLPGKLTDCESSDATRTEVFLVEGDSAGGSAKMGRDKEFQAILPLRGKVLNSWEVDRDRLFANNEIHDISVAIGVDPHGPGDTPDLSGLRYGRICILSDADVDGSHIQVLLLTLFYKHFPKLVEAGNVFVAKPPLFRLDVPAQGKRPARKIYCLDEGELEAAQDKLRKEGVREGAWAVSRFKGLGEMNPEQLWETTMNPDTRRLLPVGYGDLTPEDTTRMFDMLMGKGESSQRRAWIEEKGNLAELDI